One region of Flavobacterium sp. GSB-24 genomic DNA includes:
- a CDS encoding LUD domain-containing protein, producing the protein MSSKAEILNRIKLNQPDLVADLPDLSLLGSEQFDVLETYKTVLKGIGGDPVEVADYNEIINYIKSNYNLEKRLITTLPELSEIASLDWKTVDPHSLQNVELTVIKAHFGVAENSALWVTDDILGQRVAPFIAQYLAIVVQKKDILPTMQQAYNRIGNMEYGFGTFIAGPSKTADIEQSLVLGAHGARGLIVFLLD; encoded by the coding sequence ATGAGTAGTAAAGCAGAAATTTTAAATAGAATAAAACTGAATCAGCCGGATTTGGTTGCTGATCTGCCAGATTTAAGTCTTTTAGGTTCAGAACAATTTGATGTGCTGGAAACGTATAAAACGGTTTTAAAAGGAATTGGTGGCGACCCAGTTGAAGTTGCTGATTATAATGAAATCATCAATTACATCAAATCGAATTATAACTTAGAAAAAAGGCTCATTACAACGCTTCCAGAACTTTCTGAAATTGCTTCTTTAGACTGGAAAACGGTCGATCCGCATTCACTGCAGAATGTTGAATTAACAGTTATAAAAGCACATTTTGGCGTAGCAGAAAACAGCGCACTTTGGGTGACCGATGATATTTTAGGACAGCGAGTGGCGCCTTTTATTGCGCAGTATTTAGCAATTGTGGTTCAGAAAAAAGACATTTTACCAACTATGCAGCAAGCGTATAATAGAATCGGAAACATGGAATACGGTTTCGGAACTTTTATAGCAGGTCCGTCAAAAACCGCAGATATCGAGCAGTCTTTGGTTCTAGGTGCTCATGGAGCCAGAGGATTGATTGTGTTTTTATTGGATTAA
- a CDS encoding lactate utilization protein B, with product MSSEKIIPHSEAATKFNKDVERVNWHDETLWFVRAKRDKSAHQIADWELLRETASKIKNNVLSNIHDYLVEFEANAQRNGIIVHWAADAKEHNEIVHSIMAKHDVKQMVKSKSMLTEECHLNDYLAEKGIEVIDSDLGEYIVQLRKEPPSHIVLPAIHLKKEDVSETFHEHLGTEKGNFNPQYLTESARHSLRNTFLTRKVALTGVNFAVAETGEFVVCTNEGNADMGAHLADVHIACMGFEKLVPKREHLGVFLRLLARSATGQPITTFSSHFKKPRDGQEMHIVIVDNGRSKQLGREDFRNSLKCIRCGACMNTCPVYRRSGGHSYHNAVAGPIGSILAPNLDMSKNADLPFASTLCGSCTNVCPVKIDIHDQLYKWRQVLVKDGYTPTAKTVAMKTMAKVLANPTIFNIAGKSGRFVMKNIPGMVNNKMNKWYDQREMPDVPEESFREWYKKNSRESKSKDNE from the coding sequence ATGTCATCAGAAAAAATAATACCGCACAGCGAAGCCGCAACCAAATTCAACAAAGATGTAGAGCGTGTCAATTGGCATGATGAAACACTTTGGTTTGTGCGTGCGAAACGTGACAAATCTGCTCATCAAATTGCCGATTGGGAACTGCTTCGCGAAACCGCTTCCAAAATCAAAAATAATGTACTCTCCAATATTCATGACTATTTAGTTGAATTTGAAGCTAATGCTCAACGGAACGGAATAATTGTACATTGGGCAGCAGATGCCAAAGAGCATAACGAAATAGTGCATTCGATCATGGCAAAACATGATGTAAAGCAAATGGTGAAATCCAAATCGATGCTTACAGAAGAATGCCATTTAAATGATTATTTAGCCGAAAAAGGAATTGAAGTCATCGATTCTGATTTAGGAGAATATATTGTACAGCTTCGAAAAGAACCGCCAAGCCATATTGTACTTCCGGCGATTCACTTAAAGAAAGAAGATGTAAGCGAAACTTTTCACGAACATTTAGGTACAGAAAAAGGAAATTTCAATCCGCAGTACTTAACAGAATCGGCGCGTCATAGTTTAAGAAATACTTTTTTGACTAGAAAAGTAGCTTTAACCGGAGTGAATTTTGCTGTTGCAGAAACTGGAGAATTTGTAGTTTGTACGAATGAAGGAAATGCCGATATGGGTGCGCATCTTGCAGACGTCCACATTGCGTGTATGGGATTTGAAAAACTAGTTCCGAAAAGAGAACATTTAGGTGTTTTTCTAAGATTATTGGCTAGAAGTGCCACTGGTCAGCCTATAACAACTTTTTCAAGTCATTTCAAAAAACCAAGAGACGGTCAGGAAATGCACATTGTAATTGTAGATAACGGCAGAAGCAAGCAGTTAGGCAGAGAAGATTTTAGAAATTCTTTGAAATGTATTCGCTGCGGCGCTTGTATGAATACCTGCCCAGTTTACAGACGAAGCGGCGGACATAGTTATCATAATGCCGTAGCAGGTCCAATTGGTTCTATTTTAGCGCCGAATTTAGACATGAGCAAAAATGCAGATTTGCCATTTGCAAGTACACTTTGCGGCTCTTGTACAAACGTTTGTCCTGTTAAGATTGATATTCATGATCAATTGTACAAATGGCGTCAGGTTTTGGTAAAAGACGGTTATACGCCAACAGCAAAAACCGTTGCTATGAAAACGATGGCAAAAGTTTTGGCCAATCCGACAATCTTTAATATTGCTGGAAAATCAGGCCGATTTGTAATGAAAAATATTCCTGGAATGGTCAATAATAAGATGAATAAATGGTACGATCAACGCGAAATGCCAGACGTTCCAGAAGAATCGTTTAGAGAATGGTACAAGAAAAATTCAAGAGAATCTAAATCGAAAGACAATGAGTAG
- a CDS encoding (Fe-S)-binding protein — MKIGLFIPCYVDQFYPKVGIATYELLQKLGCDVEFPMGQTCCGQPMANSGYAHLTKGCDANFIANFSGFDYIVCPSGSCVLHVKDHLHDENQEDKAAAIRNTVYELTEFITDILKIDHIDGRFPYKVGMHVSCHGQRGLKLSQMSELNAPFFSKPEQLLHNIEGLDLVALTRKDECCGFGGTFCVTEEAVSVKMGQDRIKDHESHNVDYITGGDMSCLMHLEGILKRQKSRIKTIHIAEILNSLEN, encoded by the coding sequence ATGAAAATTGGACTTTTTATACCTTGTTATGTCGACCAATTTTATCCAAAAGTAGGAATTGCAACCTACGAATTACTTCAAAAATTAGGCTGTGACGTCGAGTTTCCAATGGGGCAGACCTGCTGCGGACAGCCAATGGCAAACAGCGGTTATGCACATTTAACAAAAGGATGTGACGCTAATTTTATTGCCAATTTTTCTGGATTTGATTATATCGTCTGTCCTTCTGGAAGTTGTGTTTTACATGTAAAAGACCATTTGCACGACGAAAACCAAGAAGATAAAGCAGCAGCAATTCGAAATACGGTTTACGAACTAACAGAGTTTATAACCGACATTTTAAAAATCGACCATATTGACGGAAGATTTCCTTATAAAGTTGGAATGCACGTAAGCTGTCACGGTCAGCGTGGATTAAAGCTTTCGCAGATGTCTGAATTAAACGCGCCATTTTTCTCTAAACCAGAACAATTATTGCACAATATTGAAGGTCTTGATTTGGTTGCTTTAACTAGAAAAGACGAATGCTGTGGCTTTGGAGGTACGTTTTGCGTTACCGAAGAAGCAGTTTCTGTGAAAATGGGACAAGATCGTATTAAAGATCACGAAAGCCATAATGTGGATTATATTACTGGAGGCGATATGTCTTGCTTAATGCATTTAGAAGGTATTTTAAAAAGACAAAAAAGCAGGATCAAAACGATTCATATTGCTGAAATATTAAATTCACTCGAAAATTAA
- a CDS encoding FGGY-family carbohydrate kinase, with translation MNVVAIFDIGKTNKKVFLFNENYKIVWEKSVNLEETTDEDGFPCEDIEVLKNWILDRLSEIKELTEYVLKAINFSTYGASFVYIDEKGKVLTPLYNYLKDYPEELKADFYEKYKGEKKFAVKTASPVLGSLNSGMQIYRLKEEKPEIFEKIKYCLHLPQFLSFLLTNEAYADITSIGCHTNLWNFKKMKYHKWLKQENIASKIPPIHYGKDVIMNSDNLAVGVGLHDSSSAIIPYTINFTEPFVLLSTGTWSISLNPFNNKPLTFDELQNDCLCYMQYTEKPVKAARLFAGNEHEMQTKRLAQHFNVAIDTYKEVYFDKKIVANLRSLNFQIIYPKKYDFDILNECPFQKRDLSYYKDYETAYHQLMLDLVEQQVFSTNLVIHNSPVKKIFVDGGFSKNSIYMNLLAEAFPDVEVYAASMAQASALGAALAIHQNWNPKPIQNDLIDLKFYKH, from the coding sequence ATGAATGTAGTTGCGATTTTTGATATTGGTAAAACAAACAAAAAGGTTTTTTTATTTAACGAAAATTATAAAATTGTCTGGGAGAAATCAGTAAATCTGGAAGAAACCACAGACGAAGATGGATTTCCGTGTGAAGATATCGAAGTACTTAAAAATTGGATTTTAGACCGATTATCTGAAATAAAAGAGCTGACGGAATATGTTTTGAAAGCCATTAACTTTAGTACTTACGGAGCTAGTTTTGTGTATATTGACGAAAAAGGAAAAGTTTTAACTCCTCTGTATAATTACCTAAAAGATTATCCAGAGGAATTAAAAGCTGATTTCTATGAAAAATATAAAGGAGAGAAAAAGTTTGCTGTAAAAACAGCTTCTCCAGTTTTGGGCAGTTTAAATTCGGGAATGCAGATTTACCGATTGAAAGAAGAAAAGCCCGAAATATTTGAAAAAATAAAATACTGTCTGCACCTGCCGCAGTTTTTGAGTTTTCTTTTAACCAATGAAGCATACGCTGATATTACCAGTATTGGCTGTCATACCAATTTGTGGAACTTCAAAAAAATGAAATACCATAAATGGCTGAAACAAGAAAATATAGCATCTAAAATTCCGCCAATTCATTACGGTAAAGATGTAATTATGAATAGCGATAATCTTGCTGTTGGTGTTGGTCTTCATGATAGTTCATCCGCAATTATTCCGTACACGATCAATTTTACAGAACCTTTTGTTTTATTGTCAACAGGAACTTGGAGTATTTCTTTAAATCCGTTCAATAATAAACCTCTAACTTTTGACGAATTGCAAAATGACTGTCTTTGTTATATGCAGTACACCGAAAAGCCTGTAAAAGCAGCACGTTTGTTTGCTGGAAACGAACATGAAATGCAAACCAAACGTTTGGCACAGCATTTTAATGTAGCTATTGATACGTACAAAGAAGTTTATTTTGATAAGAAAATCGTAGCCAATTTACGCTCGCTCAATTTTCAAATTATCTATCCTAAAAAGTACGATTTTGATATTTTAAATGAATGTCCTTTTCAAAAAAGAGATCTTTCTTACTATAAAGATTACGAAACGGCTTATCATCAATTAATGCTGGATTTGGTAGAACAGCAGGTTTTTTCTACCAATTTAGTTATTCATAACAGCCCGGTAAAAAAGATTTTTGTAGACGGAGGTTTCAGTAAAAATTCTATTTATATGAATTTGTTAGCAGAAGCTTTTCCAGATGTAGAAGTCTATGCGGCTTCAATGGCGCAGGCAAGTGCATTGGGCGCGGCATTGGCTATTCATCAAAACTGGAATCCAAAACCAATTCAGAACGATTTAATTGACTTGAAATTCTATAAACATTAG
- a CDS encoding TIM barrel protein — protein sequence MLISSNHIESHNEDLLKKHQNKLVFTASEINDTESIIQKLIDFQIAIPSWALGTGGTRFGRFAGGGEPRSIEEKIEDVGLLHKLNSASGAISLHIPWDIPTNYNSIKALAAQYGLKFDAMNSNTFQDQADASNSYRYGSLQNVNKAVRKQAIAHNIEVIQHGIELGSESLTIWLADGSNFPGQLNFRKAYQNTLESLEEIYDALPSNWKLFLEYKCAEPNFYSTTVADWGQSYSYVKKLGDKAQTLVDLGHHLPNANIEQIVSLLLMENKLGGFHFNDSKYGDDDLTAGALKPYQLFLIFNELVEGMDARGMNHAKDLGWMIDASHNIKDPLEDLLQSVEAIMIAYAQALSVDRKALEQAQEENDVVKAQEILQNAFRTDVRALVAEARLRSGAALNPVALYRSLQVRENLIGERGLKTLATGL from the coding sequence ATGTTAATCTCATCAAACCACATTGAATCTCATAACGAAGATTTATTAAAAAAACACCAGAATAAATTAGTTTTTACAGCATCAGAAATAAATGATACAGAATCGATTATCCAGAAATTAATCGACTTTCAAATTGCAATTCCATCTTGGGCTTTAGGAACAGGAGGAACTAGATTCGGGCGTTTTGCTGGCGGCGGAGAACCTCGTTCTATCGAAGAAAAAATCGAAGATGTTGGTTTGCTTCATAAATTAAACAGCGCTTCTGGAGCCATTTCACTTCATATTCCGTGGGATATCCCAACCAACTACAATTCAATTAAAGCACTTGCAGCACAATACGGCTTAAAGTTTGATGCCATGAACTCGAATACTTTTCAAGATCAGGCAGATGCTTCAAATTCATATAGATACGGTTCTTTACAAAACGTAAATAAAGCAGTTCGCAAACAGGCAATTGCTCACAATATAGAAGTTATCCAGCACGGAATCGAATTAGGATCTGAGTCGCTTACCATTTGGCTAGCAGACGGTTCTAATTTTCCTGGACAATTAAACTTTAGAAAAGCATATCAAAATACATTAGAAAGTTTAGAGGAAATCTACGATGCATTGCCTTCAAACTGGAAATTATTTTTAGAATACAAATGCGCAGAGCCTAACTTTTATTCTACGACTGTAGCAGATTGGGGGCAGTCTTATTCGTATGTTAAAAAGTTAGGCGACAAAGCGCAGACTTTAGTCGATTTAGGACATCACCTGCCAAACGCTAATATTGAGCAGATTGTTTCTTTATTATTGATGGAAAACAAATTAGGCGGATTCCACTTTAATGATTCAAAATACGGCGATGACGATTTAACTGCCGGAGCATTAAAACCGTATCAATTATTCTTGATTTTCAATGAATTAGTTGAAGGAATGGATGCTAGAGGAATGAATCACGCCAAAGATTTAGGCTGGATGATCGATGCTTCTCATAACATCAAAGATCCTTTAGAAGATTTATTGCAATCTGTAGAAGCTATTATGATTGCTTATGCTCAAGCACTTTCTGTAGATAGAAAAGCATTAGAGCAGGCACAAGAAGAAAATGATGTCGTAAAAGCGCAGGAAATCCTTCAAAATGCATTCCGTACAGATGTTCGCGCGTTAGTAGCAGAAGCTCGTCTTCGTTCTGGCGCAGCTTTAAATCCAGTAGCATTATATCGTTCACTTCAGGTTAGAGAAAACCTAATTGGCGAAAGAGGTTTAAAAACATTGGCAACTGGATTATAA
- a CDS encoding bifunctional aldolase/short-chain dehydrogenase, producing MSNTNTINMNFKHVSYLWDEAKAAALAGDEVALFIYRSNLLGADLRLTNYGGGNTSVKITDKDPLTGESSEVMWIKGSGGDIGTLTKSGCAALYLDRLRNLENVYKGIEFEDEMVELFNHCIFDLASKAPSIDTPLHGFLPFKHIDHLHPDAAIAIAAAKDGKKITEELFNGEIGWVGWQRPGFDLGLQLRACLEEAAKNGKKLRGIMLGSHGLFTWGDTAFDSYINTLEVIEKCASYLENNYGKKRPVFGGQKIESLPEADRKLKAAKVAPILRGFCSSERQMIGHYTDDARVLEFINSNDLSKLAPLGTSCPDHFLRTKISPLVLELDPNEDLSNVDAIKAKLTPAFEAYRAMYKDYYNACKKSNSPAMRDPNPVVILYPGVGMFTFAKDKTMARLASEYYINAVNVMKGAEAVSEYTSLPHQEAFDIEYWLLEEAKLQRMPKPKALSGRVALITGSAGGIGKAIAKKFAQEGACVVINDINEERLEGAAAEFIKAFGKDAVSSTLLNVTDEVSTEKALDEASLAFGGVDIVVNNAGISISKSIAEHTLEEWDRLYDILVKGQFIVSKAGIEVMRKQGFGGDIVNIVSKNAVVAGPNNPGYGSAKAAQAHLTRLMAAELGADKIRVNTVNPDAVISDSNIWSGGWAEGRAKAYGVTVEELPAYYAKRTLLNEIILPDDIANACYAFVGGLLGKSTGNALNVDGGVAMGFYR from the coding sequence ATGTCGAATACAAACACAATTAATATGAATTTTAAGCATGTAAGCTACCTTTGGGATGAAGCTAAGGCAGCAGCATTAGCAGGAGATGAAGTGGCGCTTTTTATTTATCGTTCTAACTTGTTAGGAGCTGATTTAAGATTGACCAACTACGGAGGTGGAAACACTTCTGTAAAAATTACAGATAAAGATCCTTTAACAGGAGAATCTTCTGAAGTAATGTGGATTAAAGGTTCTGGTGGAGATATTGGAACATTAACAAAATCAGGTTGTGCGGCTTTGTATTTAGACAGACTTCGTAATCTGGAAAATGTGTACAAAGGAATCGAGTTTGAAGATGAAATGGTAGAGTTATTCAACCACTGTATTTTCGATTTAGCTTCAAAAGCACCTTCTATCGATACACCTTTACACGGTTTTCTTCCGTTCAAACATATCGATCACTTACATCCAGACGCGGCAATTGCTATTGCTGCAGCGAAAGATGGAAAGAAGATAACAGAAGAATTATTTAACGGAGAAATTGGCTGGGTAGGCTGGCAGCGTCCAGGATTTGATCTTGGTCTTCAGTTGAGAGCTTGTTTAGAAGAAGCAGCAAAAAACGGTAAAAAACTACGCGGAATCATGTTAGGTTCTCATGGTTTATTTACTTGGGGAGATACTGCGTTTGATAGTTATATTAATACGCTGGAAGTAATAGAGAAATGTGCTTCGTATTTAGAGAATAATTACGGAAAAAAACGTCCTGTTTTTGGAGGTCAGAAAATTGAAAGTCTTCCTGAAGCAGATCGTAAATTAAAAGCAGCGAAAGTAGCTCCAATCTTAAGAGGTTTCTGTTCGTCAGAGCGTCAGATGATTGGTCATTATACAGACGATGCAAGAGTTTTGGAATTCATTAATTCGAATGATCTTTCAAAATTAGCTCCATTAGGAACTTCTTGTCCAGATCACTTTTTGAGAACTAAGATAAGTCCATTGGTTTTAGAATTAGATCCAAACGAAGATTTATCGAATGTTGATGCAATAAAAGCAAAATTAACACCTGCTTTTGAAGCTTACCGTGCCATGTACAAAGACTATTACAATGCCTGTAAAAAATCAAATTCGCCGGCAATGCGTGATCCAAACCCAGTGGTAATTTTATATCCTGGAGTTGGTATGTTCACTTTTGCTAAAGATAAAACAATGGCGCGTTTAGCCTCTGAATATTACATCAATGCAGTAAACGTAATGAAAGGTGCTGAAGCAGTTTCAGAATATACATCTTTACCGCACCAAGAAGCTTTCGATATCGAATATTGGTTATTGGAAGAAGCTAAATTACAGCGTATGCCAAAACCAAAAGCACTATCTGGAAGAGTAGCTTTGATTACAGGTTCAGCAGGCGGAATAGGTAAAGCTATTGCTAAAAAATTCGCACAGGAAGGTGCTTGTGTTGTAATTAATGATATTAACGAAGAGCGTTTAGAAGGTGCAGCAGCTGAGTTTATTAAAGCATTTGGAAAAGATGCCGTTTCTAGCACTTTATTAAATGTTACTGATGAAGTAAGCACAGAAAAAGCATTAGACGAAGCTTCTTTAGCTTTTGGAGGTGTTGACATCGTAGTAAACAACGCTGGAATAAGTATTTCTAAATCGATCGCAGAACACACTTTAGAAGAGTGGGACAGACTATACGATATCTTGGTAAAAGGACAATTCATTGTTTCTAAAGCCGGAATCGAAGTAATGCGCAAGCAAGGTTTTGGAGGAGATATTGTAAATATCGTTTCTAAAAATGCTGTAGTTGCAGGTCCGAATAATCCAGGTTATGGTTCGGCTAAAGCAGCGCAGGCGCATCTAACACGTTTAATGGCTGCCGAATTAGGAGCAGACAAAATACGTGTGAATACAGTAAATCCTGATGCCGTAATTTCAGACTCTAATATTTGGTCTGGCGGATGGGCAGAAGGTCGTGCAAAAGCTTACGGAGTTACAGTTGAAGAACTGCCAGCTTACTATGCAAAACGTACGTTATTAAATGAAATCATATTGCCTGATGATATTGCAAATGCTTGTTATGCTTTTGTTGGAGGTTTACTTGGTAAATCTACAGGAAACGCATTAAACGTAGACGGCGGCGTAGCAATGGGCTTTTATAGATAA
- the rhaT gene encoding L-rhamnose/proton symporter RhaT gives MESLLGIIFHSIGGFSSGSFYMPFKRVKDWAWESYWLVGGFFSWLIVPPIAAYLTIPNFVEIIAEASPSIKAFTYSMGLIWGIGGLTYGLGVRYLGMSLGNSITLGFCSAFGALVPSIYYDFVPTEGKISFSHMLSNTGGQIVLLGVVVYLIGIAISGKAGMLKEKDFATGHEDKDKDFNLVKGLIVAVISGILSSFFNYGIEAGKSMAEQAVITGSNPLFQNNVTYVVLLWGGLTTNFIWCLYLNFKNKSIKNYTDKSTPITKNVLFSALAGTMWFLQFFFYGMGESKLGNGASSWILHMATIILTANFWGFYLKEWKGVSKKTLSTFFWGIGLIMLAIVLVGIGNSL, from the coding sequence ATGGAATCATTATTAGGAATCATTTTTCATTCTATCGGAGGATTTTCTTCAGGTAGTTTTTATATGCCTTTTAAAAGAGTAAAGGACTGGGCTTGGGAAAGCTATTGGCTGGTAGGAGGATTTTTCTCTTGGCTGATCGTTCCGCCAATTGCAGCTTACTTAACGATTCCAAATTTTGTTGAGATTATTGCAGAAGCTTCTCCATCAATAAAAGCCTTTACTTATTCAATGGGATTAATCTGGGGAATTGGCGGGTTGACTTATGGTTTGGGAGTTCGTTACTTGGGAATGTCTTTAGGAAATTCAATTACTTTAGGTTTCTGCTCCGCATTTGGAGCTTTAGTACCTTCAATTTATTATGATTTTGTTCCAACAGAAGGTAAGATTTCATTTTCTCACATGCTTTCTAATACTGGCGGACAGATCGTTTTGTTAGGAGTGGTGGTATATCTTATAGGAATTGCTATTTCTGGAAAAGCGGGAATGCTTAAAGAGAAAGATTTTGCGACAGGGCATGAGGATAAAGACAAAGATTTCAATTTGGTAAAAGGACTGATTGTTGCTGTGATTTCAGGAATTTTAAGCTCATTTTTTAATTACGGAATCGAAGCAGGAAAATCAATGGCAGAGCAAGCGGTAATAACTGGCTCTAATCCTTTATTTCAAAATAATGTGACTTATGTTGTTTTGCTCTGGGGCGGATTAACAACCAACTTTATCTGGTGTCTTTATTTGAATTTTAAAAATAAATCGATTAAAAATTACACAGATAAATCTACTCCGATTACTAAAAATGTTTTGTTTTCTGCTCTTGCCGGAACCATGTGGTTTTTACAATTTTTCTTTTACGGAATGGGAGAGAGCAAACTGGGGAATGGTGCCAGCTCTTGGATTCTGCACATGGCGACCATTATTTTAACAGCAAACTTTTGGGGATTTTATTTGAAAGAATGGAAAGGTGTTTCTAAAAAAACATTAAGTACTTTTTTCTGGGGCATTGGGCTTATTATGCTTGCAATCGTTTTGGTAGGAATTGGTAACTCATTATAA
- a CDS encoding GntR family transcriptional regulator: MIKLIKIDEDSRVPKYKQIVDSILQNIANGNLKINQKIPSINSFSEEFYMSRDTVEKAYNILKERKIISSIRGKGYYITRTKLESKVNILFLTNKLSSYKMKTYSSFINTLGANAHVDLQIYHCDETLFLNILDKFEGAYDYYVITTHFKTDELKHLSFTDEVVNAIKNIPTEKLVVLDNIKLGTSDDVIKIYQDFENDIYNALKEGLSKIAKYKRLILVYPDKAVYPYPRRILHGFRKFCVEHDINFEILSEVYDDMILKKGDLFITIEESDLVNLMKQIRDEEYVLGKEIGVISYNDTPLKELLGITVMSTDFNIMGETAARMILNKEKGQVKVPFNFIDRNSI, translated from the coding sequence ATGATTAAACTAATTAAAATAGACGAAGATTCAAGAGTACCTAAATACAAACAGATTGTTGACTCTATTCTTCAAAACATCGCCAACGGAAATTTAAAAATCAACCAAAAAATTCCCTCCATAAATAGTTTTAGTGAAGAATTTTATATGTCTCGAGACACTGTCGAAAAGGCTTATAATATTTTGAAGGAACGTAAAATTATTTCTTCGATTAGAGGAAAAGGATACTACATTACAAGAACAAAACTAGAATCGAAAGTCAATATTTTGTTCCTGACCAATAAACTGAGTTCTTATAAAATGAAGACTTATAGTTCTTTCATTAATACTCTTGGAGCAAATGCACACGTTGACCTGCAAATTTATCATTGTGACGAAACTTTATTTTTGAACATTTTAGATAAGTTTGAAGGCGCTTACGACTATTATGTAATTACAACCCATTTTAAAACTGACGAACTTAAGCATTTGAGTTTTACAGATGAAGTGGTGAATGCCATAAAAAATATTCCGACAGAAAAGCTGGTTGTTCTGGATAATATTAAATTAGGAACCAGCGACGATGTCATTAAGATTTATCAGGATTTTGAAAATGATATTTACAATGCCTTAAAAGAAGGCCTTTCTAAAATAGCCAAATACAAACGCTTAATTTTAGTTTATCCCGACAAAGCTGTTTATCCATATCCAAGAAGAATTTTACATGGATTTAGAAAGTTCTGTGTCGAACATGATATCAATTTTGAAATTTTAAGTGAAGTTTACGATGATATGATTCTTAAAAAAGGAGATTTATTTATCACCATCGAAGAATCTGATTTAGTTAATTTAATGAAACAAATTCGTGATGAAGAATATGTTTTAGGAAAAGAAATTGGAGTTATTTCTTATAATGATACACCTCTTAAAGAACTATTAGGAATTACAGTAATGTCAACTGACTTTAATATCATGGGTGAAACAGCCGCACGAATGATTTTGAATAAAGAAAAAGGTCAGGTAAAAGTTCCTTTTAATTTTATTGATAGAAATTCTATTTAA
- a CDS encoding serine hydrolase domain-containing protein, with protein sequence MIKAALISNTEYILIMKNLFLVIFFINIISVQGQNPVIKRLDGSTISADSLTVAIENLMGKADVKGLAISVFNAKKPVYMKTFGFSNIETKKKLELQTNLYGASFSKAVFAVLVMKLVEEGVITLDKPLQDYLPKPIYEYDFKVWHEDFKELKSYPEYKKITARMCLDHTSGLPNWRWFETDEKLKVKFEPGSRYSYSGEGLTYLQVVLEKITGKPLEELAQDKIFKPLGMNYSSYRWQDKFEKDFAYGYDNDGKVQEKDKDNAPRGAGTLETTIEDYSKFITAILNKKILKDKSYKEMFSPQIRIRSKNQFGPGALEDGNWNDKTELSYGLGWGIVKSPYGYGAFKEGQGSGFQNYSIVFQDKGIAMLIMSNSYSTGKIIKYLLEIGIKDTYTPWEWDQYIPYDKK encoded by the coding sequence ATGATAAAAGCAGCATTAATTAGTAACACTGAATACATCTTAATCATGAAAAATCTTTTTCTTGTTATTTTTTTTATAAATATAATTTCTGTTCAAGGACAAAATCCGGTCATTAAAAGACTTGATGGAAGCACAATTTCTGCTGATAGTTTGACCGTTGCAATTGAAAACCTTATGGGTAAAGCCGATGTAAAAGGATTAGCTATTTCTGTTTTTAATGCTAAAAAACCTGTTTATATGAAAACTTTTGGTTTTAGTAATATCGAAACAAAAAAGAAATTAGAATTGCAGACAAATCTTTATGGAGCCTCTTTTAGTAAAGCTGTATTTGCTGTTTTGGTTATGAAATTGGTTGAAGAAGGCGTAATAACCTTAGACAAACCACTTCAAGATTATCTTCCAAAACCCATTTATGAATATGATTTTAAAGTATGGCATGAAGATTTTAAAGAATTAAAATCGTATCCTGAATACAAAAAGATAACGGCAAGAATGTGCCTAGATCATACATCGGGTTTGCCTAACTGGCGCTGGTTTGAAACAGATGAAAAGCTTAAAGTTAAGTTTGAACCTGGAAGCCGATACAGTTATTCGGGTGAAGGGCTTACATATCTTCAGGTAGTATTAGAGAAAATTACAGGAAAACCTTTGGAAGAACTGGCTCAGGATAAAATATTTAAACCGCTTGGGATGAATTATTCAAGCTACCGCTGGCAGGATAAATTTGAGAAAGATTTTGCCTACGGATATGATAACGATGGAAAGGTTCAGGAAAAAGATAAAGACAACGCGCCAAGAGGAGCGGGAACACTTGAAACTACGATAGAAGATTACAGTAAATTTATAACCGCTATTTTGAACAAAAAAATACTAAAAGACAAGTCGTACAAAGAAATGTTTAGTCCGCAGATTCGTATTCGCTCCAAAAATCAGTTTGGGCCAGGAGCATTAGAAGACGGGAATTGGAATGACAAAACGGAGCTTTCGTATGGACTGGGCTGGGGAATAGTAAAATCACCTTACGGATATGGAGCCTTTAAAGAAGGACAGGGTTCAGGTTTTCAGAATTATAGTATTGTTTTTCAGGATAAAGGAATTGCAATGCTGATAATGTCTAATAGCTATTCGACAGGGAAAATAATAAAATATTTGCTAGAAATAGGAATCAAAGATACTTACACACCCTGGGAGTGGGATCAATATATTCCGTATGATAAAAAGTAA